From Abyssisolibacter fermentans, one genomic window encodes:
- a CDS encoding GNAT family N-acetyltransferase, with protein sequence MSICIETRRLVLRQFSIEDAVELHKICNESYILKWMPDWRTSLEDMKGWIKWIDKQYDKATKETARIMLAVTLKSTGKLIGMVGIGNKEEVDNEIEIAYFISEKYCNNAYISEAVKSMIEWAFEILKLEFIIAIVEIDNYPSQRVVEKCCFTKLDTRMILNSGDTEEKPFYYYRRYNSSTR encoded by the coding sequence GTGAGTATTTGCATAGAAACTAGAAGACTTGTATTAAGACAATTCTCTATTGAAGATGCCGTAGAATTACATAAAATTTGTAACGAGTCATACATTCTAAAATGGATGCCTGATTGGAGAACTAGCTTAGAAGATATGAAGGGATGGATTAAATGGATTGATAAACAATATGATAAAGCTACAAAAGAAACTGCAAGAATAATGCTTGCAGTGACACTTAAATCCACTGGTAAACTAATTGGTATGGTTGGAATAGGAAATAAAGAAGAAGTTGACAATGAAATTGAAATAGCTTATTTTATTTCTGAAAAATATTGTAACAATGCTTATATCAGTGAAGCTGTAAAATCTATGATAGAGTGGGCTTTTGAAATCCTAAAGCTAGAGTTTATAATCGCTATTGTAGAAATAGACAATTATCCTTCACAGAGAGTAGTAGAAAAATGTTGTTTTACAAAGCTTGATACAAGAATGATACTTAATTCTGGTGATACAGAAGAAAAACCATTTTATTACTATAGAAGATATAATAGTAGTACAAGATAA
- a CDS encoding tetratricopeptide repeat protein: protein MSRIKICFIILALIFLICSCVNESGDNIVPKGLSQFEKGNYLDAIALLNEAIEVGTKEYSLEQVYITLGRCYVELDMYDKGIAELKKAIEIDDKNYIAWFNIGIAYFSNEKTDLAEDALLVAKKLNPSHADTYSLLGALYINKKNDIEKAIKEFEMAIEINPNLVKVYGFLAIAYAMNGDFDKADEYLLQSKLLGYKNYEMIKEKIDLLR from the coding sequence ATGAGTAGAATTAAAATATGTTTTATTATATTAGCTTTAATTTTTTTGATTTGTAGTTGTGTGAATGAGTCAGGTGATAATATTGTACCAAAAGGATTATCACAGTTTGAAAAGGGAAATTATCTTGATGCAATAGCGCTTCTTAATGAAGCAATAGAAGTAGGGACTAAAGAGTATTCTTTAGAACAAGTCTATATTACATTAGGAAGATGTTATGTTGAACTAGATATGTATGATAAAGGAATAGCTGAACTTAAAAAGGCTATAGAGATTGATGACAAGAATTATATAGCTTGGTTTAATATTGGTATAGCTTATTTTAGTAATGAGAAGACAGATTTAGCTGAAGATGCACTTTTGGTTGCAAAGAAATTGAATCCTAGTCATGCTGATACATATTCATTATTGGGTGCTTTATATATAAATAAGAAAAATGATATAGAGAAAGCTATTAAAGAATTTGAGATGGCTATAGAAATTAATCCAAATTTAGTGAAAGTTTATGGGTTTCTAGCAATCGCATATGCAATGAATGGTGATTTTGATAAAGCAGATGAGTATTTATTACAATCAAAATTATTAGGATACAAAAATTATGAAATGATAAAAGAAAAAATTGACTTATTAAGATAA